The Solanum lycopersicum chromosome 2, SLM_r2.1 DNA window CATCAGACTCTTTGAACCAAATTTTCACAAATAGCCATGGCTAAGATATATACACTTTTTCTATcaattttcctcttttctttcaCCATTTCTTCAACTTCAATCCATGAGCTTCTCAGAAGCAGGGGACTCCCAGCTGGTCTATTCCCAAAAAATGCTGTAAAATCCTATGATCTTGATGAAAATGGACACTTACAAGTCTACTTGGATAGTCCATGTGTTGCAAAATTTGAAACAAGGGTGTTTTTTGATAGTGTTGTAAGAGCTAATCTTAGCTATGGTGGTTTAATTGGAGTGGAAGGTCTCTCTCAAGAAGAGCTTTTTCTTTGGTTACCAGTTAAAGATATCATAGTTTATGATCCTTCTTCTGGTCTCATCTTGTTTGATATTGGCCTTGCTCATAAACAAATGTCCCTTTCTCTATTTGAAGAACCACCTATTTGTAATCCTCAAGGTActcccttttatttatttatctttaaaaaaaaatccattctTATCTCAattctctgttttttttttcacttttaatttgTTTCCTGTGGCAGAATCAGTATTTTCAACGAATAATTTAACCTTATTTATGCTGTGTATTTGCCATTGGTCACAAGTctcaaaaatttttattttttaaaattttgtgactAGACAAACACCGTTTCATAAATTAGGAAATGCAGGTGTGTTAATGGAGAAGGAAGGAAGGAAGGAAGGAGTCTGGATTTCAGATTGaaagatgtaaaaaaaaaattcagtcaGTGAAATCtgattaagaaaacaaaaatgcaattttgCTGGCTGTGTTCTTTGATTTTGGGTTTGATTGATGAAGGCATGAAGCTTCAACAAAAGAGATTTGCAATGAGATTCTCAATTAGGTGCCTGTAGGGTTGTATAAAGTGGAAACTAACAGTATAAAGTTTTGGAAAGagcaaaattttgaattcttctttctttttttttttttaccaaaaaaaaaataattcttgcCTCTTGAAAAATTGATATACTACTAGCTACTAGTACATTGAGTTATGATTAATTACCAAAAGCAGAGAAATATGGTGTgtcctaaaataaattatgtttcctATTCAAATCATTACCTGCTCTGTCTGCCACAAACATTATTAAATCCTTGTCTAAAAATCTGACTCATAAATAACACATTACTATAAACACGAATAATCAAAGAATGACTTTCATATCATTTCTCCAAGTCATATATACTTCACAAAAACAGCACAACGTGCCATGTGAACCAACGGTGGATTAGAGCGAGTGACGGagtcaaaaatttaaataagacgAATTTAAAACTGTAtgtatatacattttatttttacttttatccAACTAGTAGTATGAGTTTTAACGAAAGAAATTCAATTGAATCTCCTTCCTTTGCCATTGCACACCGCGCATAATTAGCCAATTgcattatatttgaattaaatagatgtattatagaaaattcaaacaaaacatGTTTATATCAAATTCACAGTTAAATGGAGAAGGTAAAAAATTAATGCAGTCAATTTCAACCTATTTGAGAATGAGATATAGCTATTATATTCTTATTGTTGGgacaaaaaatattagtaaCAGTACATTACGTGtactaaattataattttgaattcgTCTTTGATCGTATCAAATACTCCTGACTTTCATTTATATGTCAGGAAATGGAGTAGGATGGTCAAACTAAATAAATTCATGGTCCAAGCAAGGTATGGTCAAAGAtagaattacatgttaattaagtgGTAATTCTAACTCACGGTTATTTTGCGTTGCTAAATTCCTATTAGCGAATTACCCGTGAGTCTTGGGATAAGCTAATGTTTTGTACACAGGAAAAAAAggaatatattaaaataggtaCTACCCAATTTAATTTGTATCCATTTTTGCAGCAATATGCATGATGAAGTTTTATTTTTGCCTTGCTGTAATTGCATGaccttattatataaattattattataactattatgtGGGAGACAAAGATTTGTGATGTTTAAGCTTGAAAAGACCAGGGTGGGTCTGTAATCCATGTGTTAATATCAACTTGAGACTTTCCAGCAACTTGCCTTGGGGTCCACAAGTTTGGTcagataattaattttgattgaatAGGAAATTTGTTAAAGAAGATTGTACTATTAAGTAATTATCATAATGGATTAATATTAAGCTTCTTGCagaaaaaagacaaaagatCCTCCTTTAGATTAGGTTTATATATGCTCTTGATTGTTAATAATGTAAGTGGTTAGAATGGTGTGCACTCTCTTTTCAGCTTCCTATTTTTTGTCCTCTATTTACAATATACACAATTCTATTGTTGAAGAATTCTTTTCTGATGATTTAGGACTTTTTTGTCGCAAAGAAGGTGTTATGAATTCATCTGAATTTAATTACTTTGGCTTAAACTCGTATATATGTTAAGTAAATCATTGTACAAGTACAAATAATAGATTTTGAACTCAGTAAATCAGAGTGGACATGACAATACATATTGTCGCATGATATATAAATGTTGCTAGCTAGAATgtaaataatttcattatcaAGCCATCTAAAATGAGCAAAATCATGAACCCTGTGTATATATTTGATTTGGAAACTAAAAgtagtacaaaattaaaaatgctGTGCCTCAGCCCAGACTATGTTGGTTTCTTCGTCCTGTGACTCGAATGTAACAAAAAATGGAAGCAATTAGAGCAGTGGCGAAGCCGCCAAGGATCAAGTCTCCACCAGCCATGAACTTGTTGAAAGAATGATGAGTCCTTATATGTGTGATTGCTGGAGCTTGATCACTTCTTCCTCTGTCCATTCCTCCTTCAAACGGCGCAGGACTTGGGACTACTGTGAAGGTGTCTAGTTTTCTAAGTGCATTAGCATTTCGCATAAGCAAGTTAACCTGAGCTATAACTAGGCAAATGAGGAGAAAACTAAGCCTAGCCatagaaaatatgaatattgcTACAATTGTGTGCATGTTTTAGTCCTATTAATATAGACTTGTGAGAGTCTTTTTCGTGTTAATATTATAAGAAGGGTAGGTACACTTTCCATGGTATTAAATTTTGACGATTCGACGTCTGATTTTGGTTTTCCAAGTAGTCTTTTATTATTTGGATCCTGTACAAGGGAAGGTGATGCTTAAGGCAGGCTTATTTTCGACTCTTCATTGAGGACGACATTGGTCaaagaacagagaagaaaacaagaattTAATGACAGTGAAACAAATGTCCTGTTGTATTATAGGTAGAAATAAATTTCACTCTTCACACGTCTAATATTGGTGTTTGTTTAATATTCAAACAGAAAGGACACTTAATGTGCTGGCTTTTATTATTTAGCTGTTTCTTCAGCTGGATATGGGaccaaaaatgttattttttcattgtttcATATAGAGAAGCCAAAAAATTTGGAGCCTGGATCCCACCATGGAAAATCCAAGTTAAAAAGTAGTATATTCTATTTCAAAGTTTGCCTCAGTTGAATTAAGCCAAACTTGACTGCATATGAAATGCTATAGAATTAAGATAGGAGAGAGTAATTAGTAACATATGATAAGTTGTTTCATCAATATTTGAAAGCAAAAACAAGAGTTCACACTAGCTTTTTTCAGACAATTTGGatacaatattttgaaaacatGATTGAATCCTTTTTTTGACACCATAACTAAAAATTAGAGGTACTCTGGCATTTCTCCAATGAGACTAAAGCTATTAAGATTTAGGGGATTTTCATGCTGGTTCTAGTAGATTCCGTGGATGATCTCCAGTAAGATCTCTCTGATTCGATTAGCTTCAGTTAGTCCACCTCTAACCACCTGAAATAATACACAGAAAGATTTATAAATTGTTTATGTTGCTAATAattgcagcacacacagtacaAGGTGCTAAGCAAGATCTCCTTTTTGTACTATTACAAATCTTGATATTTTCGGGCAATAGTTTCTTTATCGCTACTAAAAAGATTACTTTTTTAACATATGTTTCTCCTACCTCCACAGATGAAGTAATAAGAATAGCTCCTTTAGAGGCAGTGGCACTGGTGTCATTTATATCAAATCCAAGAGCATTCATTGCCTCCATCAGTTTAGTTAATCCACCTCTTTTCTTTTGGCAGACTATTTTTATCCAAAGCTTAGTTGGGCCAATGTTAGCCACTTGAACTTCAGGCTGTTTTAGAAAAACAAAGATCAAAGTTGTTTTACTGTCCTTATAATTCAAGAATATCAAAGATTGAAACTTTGGTTTTATACATAAAGTTACCTACCTCTATGCCCCATTTACCCATCTCGTCTGCAGTATCGAtaatctcttcattttttgtcTCCAGTTCCTCCCCCTGAGTTGCTTCCATTTCAAGAAGCTGCTCACTTAGGTTGTCCACATTCATTTGTAGCTCCCTAATGTAGGTGATGGCGTCAGTGATTATGGTTTCTTTTGTCATCTGAAATCAGACaagaatttaaacttttttagattttttttaaaaaaattcattctttatGAAACTATGTAAAGAATGAAGGTTTTTGATTCATTGCATTTGTTATGTTTGGGACCAATGAGCGTAATTGAAGAAGCCTTTCGCTAAGTTTTTGACGCCTATTTCTCTCAGCCTTAAGGTTCTTGGATTTGTATTCTTTAACTTCACCATCAATTTGCTTCCTTTTATCTGTTCTTCTTCCTACTTCCCTTTCTTCAGAGTTGTTTGAATTATCAAATGGGGTACTGGGGAATTCCATTTTAGCACACCTAATTACTACCATTTAAAAGAgaatattgttataaatatgttaaaatgAATTCCTAAATTAGAAAGGAAATCTATAGATGGAGAGTATTGGTGCTAATGATTAATATGTTGAGTGCAGCTAAAAGAAGAGGCAGTACTGCactgggtttttttttttgtaggcaGAGAATAGGTTTATATAGGTGCGCTCCTCACAACAGAAACGTTTCTTGGTTGTGGGAATCTTCTTGTTGTAGTTTGTTGGGCATTTCCTAATTGATCACAATGTACTTGGGGTGTCTTGGAAGGACTCATTTTTGGCATGAGAAAGAGAGAGTGTgtagagtttttttttgtaggttcAGACACTACAACCCTTTTCAGTTTTGGTCTAATTACACTTTTCACTGTTATTGTTATCCCGAAAGAGATAAATTCAAACGGGAAATATGGTCAGTAAATATTCATATACCCCGAGTTTAACTTGTTTGGGACTAAGTTGAACAAGtactttttttatgtttacaTACTAACTAGTATGCATATAGCATAACAATGATTGAATATAGACATCGCCAACCAACTAGTATGCATAATAGTTGGAATCCTCATGGTTTGATTATTTACGCCTAGTTGTCAACTTAATAAAACCCACCTCCGTTATGAGGACTCGTAAAAGGCTATAGGGTTAAAGAGTAACAACCACCCGAAAGAAAAGGAATCAAACAGAAAGAAGAATAGAAGTGGGTAATGTTCTTGCTAGTTATGTTTGTGACTACTTTGTGGTTGTTACTAGTATTACTGGCATTGTAAAGTACAAATGAGTGACCAGAGCTGCTTTAAGTAGAAATTTTATTCTcctttcactttttcttttttacaccTGACatgaataatttcttttaaagtaCAACTTCATTTTGTAAATCACTAGAAAGAGTTAATGGTATTCCATGTATGTATTTTGTACTTTAACCACTCAAAAACCAAAATATGATACAACAATATATCTAGTGTAGATGATGTGAatgtaattttatcatttatttataaaaaagagaaattaaatacaaatacaaaaatacgAAGCAACAACTTATAATGCTGGTATGGGAAAAGGCCATAGGAGCTTTTACTCTTCAGGAAGTATCACATAAGTCCTTCGTAACATAACAACGTTGAATAAGgctctttgttttattgttgtaATTTATTGTACCAAAATAATCAGATTCTTTCAGCTATTATGCGGTAAGTTAACAAATGCCATATATAAACCAAATAATAAACGTTAGGGgtataattgaattttttctttctttctaacGTCTTGCTCAGcgccaaaaatcaaaataagcaTCAAATGTCTACTTCTTCATCTCTCCGCCGTGTGAAAGGCATCTTCGCCGGAAATGAAAGAGCAATAAATCAGATCATTACTTGTTCAAGACCCACCGATCGAGCCCAAGCAATGGTAGACTCTTTCAAAAAATCATCGGAATGCCCCAAATTCCGACTGAATCGCGCTTCCATTATGAAATCGCCATTCACCAACTTACCGAAGCCAAACACAAATCCGGCATTATAGATATCATTGAACATCAAAAAAAAGTATCCTGATATTCGTAACGAAGCCTTTGTTGCCCGTCTTATTCTTCTCTATGGCAGAGCGAAAATGGATCATCGTGCACGTAAGCTGTTTGACGAAATGCCTCACCTAAATTGTCCGCGCACTGTCTTTTCCTTCAATGCCCTACTGGAAGCATATCTTAAATCAGAGAAATATGATGAAATTGGCGGCTTGTTTCGCGAATTGCCCCCGAAATTGTCAATTCAGCCTGATCTGGTGTCGTATGCCACTGCGATTAAGGCACTGTGCAGGGCTGGTTTGTTGGATTCTGCTGTGTATTTGATGGATGAGATTGAAAATCATGGGATTAAGCCGAATATTGTCACTTGTAACACGTCATTAACCGcattttatgaaagaaaaagGTTTTCTGAAGCTGAAAATTTGTGGGCTATGATGGAAAAGAGAAATATTATCCCCGATCTTTGCAGTcacaatattaaattaattagtttggtTAAAGCCAACGAGGTTTCAAAGGCGATTCAGTTCTTCGATGAGACTGTTAACAAGGGTTTCAAACCGGATAAATTTCAGTTACAGTGCTATGATAAAAATGTATGTTAATAAGGGGAATCTGGAGGAGGTCAACATTTGGTATGAGAAGATGACGCAAAACGGATGTCTTCCGGATGTTTCAACATTCACCATACTTGTTAATTTTGCTTGTAGCGCCAAAAAAGTCGATTTTGCTCTGGATTTGTGCAAGGAAGCAATGAAGTCACGTAAAGCTATTCATAATACAATAATGCAGAGGGTTGTCAATTGTTTGGTTGAGCATTCTAAGATTGAAACTGCGAGAGAACTGGTTAAGTTGGCTCAGTCTTATAAGAGCTTTCGGAATGAACTTTCCTTGCCTTAGCATAACTAGTTCTTTCAGCTACGTGATTTGATTGTTTACTTGAGCTAGGTGAAGTGATGAAGGGTTTAAGGAATGGTCGGATATATACTCTATACAAAAAATTTAGCTTGTTGCACTTAGGTTAAAGTATGTTACATTTTGACTGTTGACATTCAATCAAGTTGGAGGATCTAAACATTTTAAAAGGATGCTGGTGCTGGACTTGTATAAATTAGATGTTGGTATCCTTGCATTTATGTATTAAGAGATTAATAATGTTTGCAAAATTTTGCATAATCTACATTCTCACTTGAAAATGCCAAGTATGTGAATGCAAGGATTTTATTGTTACACCCCAAGGTAGTTTTAGAAGGGAAAAGGTATTTGGATTGTTGGTGTGCACAAAATTTTGAGATGATCAAGCCCTTGGtacaattaattaatgtgtGTATTAATTAGTCTAGATATCActgttataaaaaataagaagagaTCACCTAAATAGTGTGTTTTACGAAGTGTTCTAATTTCAAATGATCATTATCTAGGTTTTACTTACATATAGTGTTTATTGATGCAAAGAAACACACAACATAGTCtagttatataaatttttggatttcaattatcatgttttaattttaaatctatgtttatttatgaaatttgtaaAAAAGAATTAACTTCAACTaataaatcatgatttcaaATTCCAAATTCCAAATTGAATTTTCGATCGTTTTAAATGTAAAATCTGCCACgtaaaattaacatttttatcaaaaaaataaataaatttcatgcTCAACACGAAGAAATTAGATATATCATacctaataaatatattaacaaaagCTAATGCTAAATgaatttgtcattttataatTCTAGCCAAATTTTCTGGAAAAAAACTTATTTCCTTAAGAAAATACTTGGCTAATTATCATTGTGACCAGTGgatatttgtaaaattttatatgtacGAAAGTTTATACTAACACGTAGtcacaaatatttataattttcactAGTTGTGAATATTTTATGtctacaagaaaaaaaaaatataattcaaaacatTCAAATTGCATGTTGGGTAATTCTAAACGGGCTTTCAAAAGGAGCAGGCCTATATTCCTAAATGGATTAACCTCAGTTACGGAACTCCAATTCAACGCTGCTTCACATGGCTTCTTCTTCCGTTTATCGCCGGCTTCACGGACTCTTCACCGGGAAACGCAAAGTCAGTGTAAATCTGAAAACTGAACAGCCCCAAACAACTTCCACCAAACCCACATCCAAACTTTCTGAAAAACATAAACTTCAAAGCATTATTGacaacttcaaaaaatcatctgAATCTCCTGAATTCCGAAACCGTTGCGCCAACTATACAGCCGCTATACGCCGCCTTGAATTCAATTCTTCTGCTATCGAAGACATTTTTGAACACCAAAAACAATACCCGGAAATTAGCAATGAGTTCTTTGTCTGCCGTCTCATACTTTTATATGGTACGGTAAAAATGCATGAACATGCCCGTAAATTGTTCGACGAAATGCCAAACTTAAAATGTCAACGAACAGTCTTTTCTTTCAATGCCCTTTTGGAGGCCTACTCAAGGGCTGAGAAGTACGATATAATCAGCGATTTGTTTCGTGAATTACCTGAGGAGCTATCCATAGAGCCTGATGTAGTGTCCTATAATACTTTGATTAAGGCATTATGGAAAGCTGGTTCTTTGGATTCTGCTCCCAGTGTAATGGATGAGATGGAAAAACACGGAATCATACCTGATTTAGTGACTTTCAATACGCTTTCAAACGcgtattataaaagtaaaaggTTTTCTGAAGCAGAAGATTTGTGGGTATTGATGCAAAAGAAGAATGTTGATGCTGACTTGGGGAGTTACACCATTAGATTACAAGGATTGGTTGCGAATAACCAGGTTAACGAGGCGATTGAACTGTTTGAGGAGATGGGGAAGAAAGACATCATCCCAAAAGCTTTCAGTTATAACATTATGATCAAAATGTATGTGGATGATAGGAACTGGGAGGAGGCAGAAAGATGGTATGTGAAAATGGTGGAAAATGGATGTTATCCGGATTATGCAACATTTGAGAAGCTCATTTCTTTTGCTTGTGACAAGGATAATCTTGATTTTGCGCTTGAATTGTGTAAGAAAGCTATTGCTTCAAAAGTTGCTATTCATAATGCAACAATGCAGAGGGTAGTCAATGTCTTGGCTGAGCATTCCAAGCTTGAAGATGCGCAGGAGCTGGTGAACTTGGCCAAATCATGTAAGCTATACCACTGCCGACCCCGATCGCGGTATAAACTTTCGCTGCCTTCTTCTTTAATAGTTGCACATTTTATGCTGTAGTTTACTTGCACTACTGTTTCTGCTGAACTATGTTTTTAGGATTTGTTGGTGAGTTTTATGAATTACCCTTCAAGATTGAAGAATAAAAGGCTTGAGGAATGCTAATGAATATGTTGCTTAAAAGAAATTTAGTTCCTGTTTACATATTAGCTACCAAATTTCTAGTATATCATAATGAATTTTGTAGTCTAATGAAATTAGGCTATTTAAAGAATCTCATTCTGGACTTCAGATTCATTCTTCACAATATCTAGCAATTTCCAGAGGTAGACCTCTTTGCTTCCTCTAGTTAATGTGCATTGCATAAAATTGCTTGCTGTGGATTGCGATAATCACCAGTTAATTATACTTTGTCAAAACTCatattaagcaaaaaaaaataagcaaggcTTTTGCTGCATCATGTCACATTGTTCCAAAATGGTCAACTCAAATCTCATTGTAGATCTTACATTGTCATCATTAACGTAAATAAACTTATGATCTTTTTTGTGTTCccttattcttttttataacaTGCCAGTGGTGGAGAAGGACCTCATAAAAATGATCCTTTATATCAATACCCAAAGTAACACCCTTTTTTATTCCTTAATTAATATCTTAAAAATGAAATGGCAGGAGtaatactttatcatttgtcATGAAAAAAAATCTGTGTATTGCTCTGCATCAATTCACATTTTCAGCATGAACATATATGAGAATTCTATAGTATCTACTacttttttaaaactaactgaaaaaatagatttattACTAATTAGAATGGAGAAGAGTTCATATGCTTAGCATTATTGATGTGAATAAACTAACTTAAGTGAGAACCAAATGATAGGGTCAATTATTCGTGTTATGCTTGAGGGAAATAGGTATTACTATAGGTAAGATTTTCCATGGAGCCATAGAACTCAATGATGTGCTCAATTGTGATTCTCCATCCGTGTTGCAATTTTTTGACTTGATATGCCCTTCTAGAATAGGAAGGCAATGGTTATCGACATGAAGTACATCATAGGAACCATTCTGGCCAC harbors:
- the LOC101268247 gene encoding uncharacterized protein isoform X3; this translates as MAKIYTLFLSIFLFSFTISSTSIHELLRSRGLPAGLFPKNAVKSYDLDENGHLQVYLDSPCVAKFETRVFFDSVVRANLSYGGLIGVEGLSQEELFLWLPVKDIIVYDPSSGLILFDIGLAHKQMSLSLFEEPPICNPQGNGVGWSN
- the LOC101268247 gene encoding uncharacterized protein isoform X1, which produces MAKIYTLFLSIFLFSFTISSTSIHELLRSRGLPAGLFPKNAVKSYDLDENGHLQVYLDSPCVAKFETRVFFDSVVRANLSYGGLIGVEGLSQEELFLWLPVKDIIVYDPSSGLILFDIGLAHKQMSLSLFEEPPICNPQGNAGVLMEKEGRKEGVWISD
- the LOC101268247 gene encoding uncharacterized protein isoform X2, with the translated sequence MAKIYTLFLSIFLFSFTISSTSIHELLRSRGLPAGLFPKNAVKSYDLDENGHLQVYLDSPCVAKFETRVFFDSVVRANLSYGGLIGVEGLSQEELFLWLPVKDIIVYDPSSGLILFDIGLAHKQMSLSLFEEPPICNPQGVLMEKEGRKEGVWISD
- the LOC101261687 gene encoding transcription factor DYT1: MVVIRCAKMEFPSTPFDNSNNSEEREVGRRTDKRKQIDGEVKEYKSKNLKAERNRRQKLSERLLQLRSLVPNITNMTKETIITDAITYIRELQMNVDNLSEQLLEMEATQGEELETKNEEIIDTADEMGKWGIEPEVQVANIGPTKLWIKIVCQKKRGGLTKLMEAMNALGFDINDTSATASKGAILITSSVEVVRGGLTEANRIREILLEIIHGIY
- the LOC101261390 gene encoding small ribosomal subunit protein mS78 (rPPR3a)-like yields the protein MDHRARKLFDEMPHLNCPRTVFSFNALLEAYLKSEKYDEIGGLFRELPPKLSIQPDLVSYATAIKALCRAGLLDSAVYLMDEIENHGIKPNIVTCNTSLTAFYERKRFSEAENLWAMMEKRNIIPDLCSHNIKLISLVKANEVSKAIQFFDETVNKGFKPDKFQLHAKKVDFALDLCKEAMKSRKAIHNTIMQRVVNCLVEHSKIETARELVKLAQSYKSFRNELSLP
- the LOC101267373 gene encoding small ribosomal subunit protein mS78 (rPPR3a), with protein sequence MASSSVYRRLHGLFTGKRKVSVNLKTEQPQTTSTKPTSKLSEKHKLQSIIDNFKKSSESPEFRNRCANYTAAIRRLEFNSSAIEDIFEHQKQYPEISNEFFVCRLILLYGTVKMHEHARKLFDEMPNLKCQRTVFSFNALLEAYSRAEKYDIISDLFRELPEELSIEPDVVSYNTLIKALWKAGSLDSAPSVMDEMEKHGIIPDLVTFNTLSNAYYKSKRFSEAEDLWVLMQKKNVDADLGSYTIRLQGLVANNQVNEAIELFEEMGKKDIIPKAFSYNIMIKMYVDDRNWEEAERWYVKMVENGCYPDYATFEKLISFACDKDNLDFALELCKKAIASKVAIHNATMQRVVNVLAEHSKLEDAQELVNLAKSCKLYHCRPRSRYKLSLPSSLIVAHFML